A portion of the Dehalococcoidia bacterium genome contains these proteins:
- a CDS encoding Tad domain-containing protein: protein MLSGFYKRFSLNNLREGKPLGQVATLLILMIVVVLIMILTTVNLGQLSISTTNLSNVADSAALSLASQLATRSYS from the coding sequence ATGCTAAGCGGCTTTTATAAAAGATTTTCCCTGAATAACCTGAGAGAAGGCAAGCCTCTAGGCCAGGTAGCCACCCTGCTTATTTTAATGATCGTGGTTGTCCTGATTATGATTTTGACTACGGTTAACCTGGGCCAGCTTTCTATTTCTACTACTAATCTTTCTAATGTAGCGGATTCCGCAGCCCTTAGCCTAGCTTCTCAGTTAGCTACCCGCTCGTATAGTTT